One genomic window of Cydia strobilella chromosome 11, ilCydStro3.1, whole genome shotgun sequence includes the following:
- the LOC134745437 gene encoding uncharacterized protein LOC134745437 → MEWYITESGKYRVESLSAETFPGALKVIQEAFCQDEAVSIGAEVNKDPAAQEELLELCADAALDGVSLVAIEVSSGEVVAVAFNKLQVQSFDSADKTFFEVFVEERCNRPSSKSLIQFMSNVDARCNLFEKYQTDCSLEIMFLATLRAHRGQNLGTILCKLSVDLARKLKNGPVSKLTLKDLGSKYSHMKPREVTNKVPKICQAIWTGEFTQRIGAKLGFNVEVKALMSEFNHNEKTYADRLGDQAAHSEVVSLVLD, encoded by the exons atgGAATGGTATATTACGGAATCAG GGAAATACCGAGTAGAGTCCCTGTCAGCTGAAACATTTCCTGGTGCATTAAAA GTAATACAGGAAGCATTCTGCCAAGACGAAGCGGTGTCAATAGGAGCTGAAGTCAACAAAGATCCAGCGGCGCAGGAGGAGTTGTTAGAATTATGTGCAGATGCTGCTCTAGATGGCGTATCGCTAGTAGCAATAGAAGTTAGTAGTGGAGAGGTTGTGGCTGTTGCTTTTAATAAACTAcag GTTCAGTCTTTTGACTCTGCCGATAAAACGTTTTTCGAGGTATTTGTAGAAGAGCGATGTAACCGGCCTTCGTCTAAGTCGCTTATACAGTTCATGAGCAACGTCGATGCCAGATGCAATTTATTTGAAAA ATACCAGACAGATTGTAGCTTAGAGATAATGTTTCTCGCTACCCTCCGAGCACACAGAGGCCAGAACCTTGGAACAATTCTTTGCAAACTATCAGTTGATCTGGCAAGAAAACTAAAAAACGGTCCCGTTTCGAAATTAACGTTAAAAGATTTGGGGTCTAAATACTCTCACATGAAACCACGTGaagtaacaaataaagtacCAAAAATTTGTCAAGCTATATGGACGGGAGAATTCACGCAAAGAATCGGAGCGAAGTTAGGGTTCAACGTCGAAGTGAAAGCCTTAATGAGCGAGTTCAACCATAATGAGAAAACGTACGCCGATAGACTAGGTGATCAGGCTGCTCATTCGGAAGTTGTATCCTTAGTTTTAGATTAG